Below is a genomic region from Kribbella qitaiheensis.
CGATCAAGCTCGCGGCGAACGACGTACTGCGGGAGCTCTATCTCGAGGCCGAGCACGAGGACGGCTACCACCGGGACCAGAACGTGTTCGGCGAGGGGATCACGATCGAGGACGACATGGCGATACTGGTTCGCTATGCCTCGGGAGCTTCGCTGAGCTATCACCTGACGGCGTACTCGCCTTGGGAGGGCTACCGGATCGCCTTCAACGGGAGCTCCGGGCGGCTGGAGTTGCTGGTGCGGGAGAACACGTTCGCAACTCCGCCCGAGGAGCAGCGGCATGCGACGGCGGTCCAGCATGGTGACGCCGCGCCGGGTGAGACCGAGGCGCTACTGACGCTTCATCCGTTGTGGGAGCCGCCGCGGACGTTGCTGCACCATGAGCTCGGACAAGGCCATGGCGGCGGGGATGCGCGGTTGCTGGAGTCGCTGTTCGGCTCCCCCTGCGACGATCCGCTGGGTCGCAGTGCGGATCACCACGATGGCGCGCGCTCATTGCTGGTCGGGCTCGCGGCCAATCAGTCCTTCGAAACCGGTCAGGCGGTCATTGTGTCCACACTGCTCGGCCAGGACTAGCGGACCAGGGTTAGCGGACCGGGATCTGGAGGGTCTGGCCGGGGGTGATGTCGGCCGGGGTACGCAGGTTGTTCAGGTCGGCGATCTGCTCGACCACGGTGGCCGCGTTCTCGGTCGGGTTGGTCTCCTGGGCGATCGACCAGAGGGACTGACCGGCGCCGACCTGGACCGAGATGGTGTGCGTGAACTGCGGCGCCGGCTCGAGTACGCCGGCGACCCGGAGGCCGAGGACGGCGACCGCGGCACCGAAGATCAGCACCGAGACCGTGGTCAGCAGCAGCCGGCCGCGCCTGGTCAGTCGCAAGGCCGGCGGCTCGATCTCCGCCATCTGGAGGTGCCGGCCGAGGTCGTCACCGGAACAGGCACGGACCGGAAGGCTTTCGGTGGTGGTGCCGGCGATGCGGCGGCGCCGGGTCGGGCGACTGCCGCCCACCTCGGGCACAGCCGTGGTCGCGCCTGCCGCCAGGGCCGCTGTACTCATCGGATCCTCCAGACCTCGTTCAGACCTCGTCCTGCGGTGTCGATCCCTGTCTACCGGCCGGCGCCGACAGTTTTCGTCGAGCGCCGCCCCGAACCGCTCCGGCGACCCGATCCGAACACCTGTTCGATCGAACGCCTGTACGAATGATTAACCGAACCCGGCCCGGTACGCAACCATTTCCAACGCCGACACGCCGCCGATATTCCCGCCGGCGGGCCCGCCGCGATGGCTCTATAACCTGACACACGAACAAACGTGCGAATCGACACGCCTTCGAACAGATGTTTGAAGAATCTCAGAATTCGGTCTACGGTCTTCTCAGTCGTTGAAAGCTTGGCCGGCGGTTCGACCGCCGGCCTGACCCCGAGGAGTTGCCACCGATGGCCAGGACGCCGAGAGGTTCCAGCAAGGACGAGCGCACCGCCGCGGGGGCAGCTACCAAGGCCG
It encodes:
- a CDS encoding LysM peptidoglycan-binding domain-containing protein, which translates into the protein MSTAALAAGATTAVPEVGGSRPTRRRRIAGTTTESLPVRACSGDDLGRHLQMAEIEPPALRLTRRGRLLLTTVSVLIFGAAVAVLGLRVAGVLEPAPQFTHTISVQVGAGQSLWSIAQETNPTENAATVVEQIADLNNLRTPADITPGQTLQIPVR